TTACAATATTGCTGTGTTCTGTTTTTCTTCTGTTTTGTTACACACCAATGTATTCAAATTTAAGCAGACTACAATATCCTCCAACCATGCTTGATATGTACAGAGTTTAAGGAGAACTTGACCCAAGCTTATATTAACAGTCCTTCGGCACTGTATACTACTTACGTTAGAATATGCTGGTCCAGGATGTATTGGGTTCTGTTTATGGTGTTGTCCTGACAGTCTTACTAGCAAAAGGCTCTTAATAGGCTCAGCGGCCAATCAAAAACACCTTTCCATTCTATGTTCCTGGAGCAATGTTGGTGCAGGAGAGACCCCTAGTGGTGATTGGCGTAAATAGCCGGGGCCACAAATACCAAGGAACCACAGGAATGCCAGTTTCTTTGAGCACACACAACAAGTATGCAGTGCCGAGGACGCCTAATGCTGAGTGAGGTCTGCCCAGCAAAGGTGTACCTTATGAAAGTCATCAATTCTGGTGGTAAAGTTCATTCTGTGGTATGTGCAATGACATGGAGACTAACAGTCCCATGTAcaactccccccaccccccccccccccccttgtgtgGAAGTTCTGGTCTGtttcatacagtacatgttcgTTTTTGGTGTTGATGTTTTTGTTGATATGTCTTTTCAAATTCTATTTTTTGTTAGAAGTCAAAAAACATTCAGAATGGTTAACTTTTGTCCATATGTGTTCCctaatgagtgtatgtgtgtgtttgtatgctgggaggtttctttcatttttaaatgattgtaagcttgtgtgtgagtgagtgagtatttttctgttttctcttttttgcttGCTCCGTTTGTCCAATTGGTATGACCAACcgcttctcttttctttttcagtgTTGCTGCTTTCCAACATGTAACTAAGTATATATTTTTCTCACCAATATATACTTTACAGCCGTAGACTTCGTAAAGTATGTTGTGCACTTGATTTCATTTGTTGCCGATAGCATTGATGTGGGTGTTTAGAAATAGTTTGTTGAAGTCCATAATTTCTAATTGTTTCAGTTTtgcttttctgtttttgtttgtttgttttgtttttttagattTGTATGATTTCTTGTAAGCAGCGagtttgttttttgtaaatATTGTGAACCTTACAGGACATGCAGTGATGTAACATTGAAATAATGTTGCACCGATGTTTCAATTAAAAACTGGTCACTCATACTTGAAAATAGTTGTGGAGGCCTTTTGGGTACATTTCCGTTATATTGTTTGTGTTAAAGATATCATCATATAACTGATATCCCCTTTCAACTTCCAAAAGTAACATACTGTTGCCAACTTCATgatatcttttttgtttttggggATGATGAGGATGCACCTCGCTGCAATAAAATATTTATAAATGCATATTTTATTCAAGTTATAGTGGTTTATAATTAGTTGTTAAATGACTCTTAATTTAAACTCTCCAAGATTGAAAGTAATAACAGTCCTCTGGGTATCTGCACAGTCTGGAGTGCGTTTGAGCTAACATGGTATGATTCATCATTCAATTAACCAATATCTAACTAATGACTCACTAACTTCTACTAAATAAGTTTGAGCCATAATAGGTGCAAAACTTTAGTCTTTAGTTGGTACTAATGTGGATATATAGTGGGATGTGGAGTGGGACTCCTGCAAATCAGAGACTTGACTTGAAttatcttcttttctttttttattcttaGGTCATCAAGTTTATTAGTTTGTTCATATAGGCTTACCGTGTAAAATTAGCCTTGTTAACATCAAACCACTTCACAGATTGAGAATGGGTCTGGTAAGGCTTCATCAATTTACGACTTCAGGGgcgtaaccagcagtgaaattaaagttaaattggtgcattaaactcttaccaaaccgtttcagaagtgcagcaaatCTGTCATTGTATAAAGCCTGCCTCATGCTGGATAAGCGATTGTGATTGGATTCTGGGTTTTGGGTGATTTGGAAATGGATGTCAATTGGCTCCTttccagacggacctgcagagcaaattcaaatttgctacaggtttgtctgggttcacccaggctagtgTAAAATGAATTACTGGAAATTCACTTTTATCCTATACACATATCATTTAAGCTAAACGTGTTTTATCACTTGGCTATTTACTTGAGCTTGATGTCAGTTCTGTGGCTCAGTGGGCTAAAGTGCATGATGTGTTTTCTGCTTTCTCAAAGGAAGCATGGTAATAACCTGCCTGATGGTTTCGACCCCAGCATGAAGTATAGCTTTAATTTgcaaaatgttatttatttatttcctctaGGCTGGTGATTATGTCCGTAAAATCCATCTGAAGTACACAATATGGCATCTAGTGTTCAATACAAAGAATTGCATTTTAGAGAGATTGGTAGCTTCCGGGTACACAGAGCATTAAATCTCCAAAAACCACTGCAAAAGTTACATTTGTTGGGCTCTAAGCAGATTCCAGACCACAAAAAAATGGAAGGAGCAAGGAGGAACTTTGTAAACATAAAGGGTCCCATAGGAATGACACCTTGCTTCCATTGGGCTGGCAATTTTGTCTGTAAATACGTCTTAAATACGTGATGTTCAATACAAAGAATTGCATTTCCTTAGAGAGATTGGTCGCTTCTGGGCACACAGAGCATTGGGTCTCTCCGAATCCatgaaaaaagtaaaaattttCCGACTTAAGGGTACTACATACCCTATACTACCATTTCCTCTGCCGCAAGAGAAATATCAGCCTTGCGCAGGCGGGTCGTGCACAGGAGATTTTTTTCAGATGCCCGCGATAAGCAGGATGCGCTTGAAGCCAAGATCAGGGAGCATGCGTGCCTCTATACAGACATCAACCACATTCAGGCATTTTTGCCTagcccacatcttaaataaacatgatgtttgaatagtcagtttgagaagagagggaaattaaCCTGGCtaggttaccagcgagagttcgtgatttttaaatagtttgctggataagttaatgaaGCTACCAGAGAGAGATGTAACAGGGAATTAAGATGAAAGAACTAGGACCCAGGGACATGCCAATAATCCAGCAAAAGGTAAAGATATTTCTTTTCAACCAAAGGATATCTGCCAAGACCTAAACAGTATCTTCCACCTTAGGAAATGACACAAACTCATCTCTCAGCACCAGCCAGCTagctaaaatttccctcgggatgaataaagtagcccatccatccatccatccatccatccatccatccatcccttgGAAACTAAATggtaatgatggtagttgtgaatagcagcaaccaaagtctgaagtatcatCACAGAGGGTAGTTTTTACTGCCATTGAGGCCAATGCcaattcaggagaatattgcaactagtgtcccACCACgcacgagtataaatggttacggcgcccccgtgacgtcacattgtcgcactACCGGTCGGGAGTGGCGCTTTGTAGGATGCTTTACTCTAGGCAatttctagcctagaaatctagatgcaccctagcggcagcaaatgtaataaGCAGCCAGAGTCGTCTAGCAACtttccgttggcttgtgagctggaaaagACAAACTCTGggcaggccaatcacattgtgtatagagtcggtgggcgggcttaacacagagttgcaacggttacgtgtgaattccctgctacttgaaaacaaataagatggctgctgctgcttgcgAACAGCGGCCTTTCGAATCGGCTTTGGATACGACTCTTAAAGACTTGGAGTTAAGCTTTTCTTTGAGAAAAGAACAGACAGCACTGAAGTCAttcataaaaaagaaagattggttgtagcgctatcctattgtgtgcagaggtcatttgaaagacaaccgtttatcccgcccctcggattgagcctTGCCAATGGTGTGTTCCCAGACCgaacatcttgatgtgggtctggcttgtcaggctaggCAAATTCCGGACCGCAAAAACAATTGGAAGGATAAGCTTCGCAAGCGCACCGGAGCTCAAGGAGGCTCCCATTGGAATTAATCGATGATGCCGTTTTTGCACACGTACACGAAGCTGTGAGGAAAAAGGAGGATGACGAGGACAACTAGTCTAAATTTTTCGATTGTACACACcactatcacatctggtgtacccagttccattgattatagtggaagctaattgttgcagcatatgCTCCACAAATGGAAAGCTTCAGGTGTGCTTCAGGTCTGCTTTACGTTTCCCGGAATTATGCTTCAACCACAGGTCGAGAACAGCAGTTCAAACTTCAAAACCTAGGGTCTATATTTGGACATCAATGAGTGTAAATTTTCATTTGGGACCAAAACCACAtcaattggtgcagttttcagtaGGCcaaatcaaagtccttttaggcaagtccctccactcggcggccatattgcaatgctttttgggcacttatcaggcacctatttcggcagaaatgtgcgtgcgcaaggcttcacgacctcaaccttgctccagcggcgagatcacaacacatgattggcatgatgtcttcacacaccacattattggctcaatgtattcacaacacacaacatgatTGACAACTGaatgtttgcatgcatgtttgaGTGAACTATGCCCTTGGCGAAAGAGACTGTTACTCTCTCatcacattttaaacaaaagcTTGGTACATGCTCCCCCTTGCCCCCTCAAAGCACTTGATGCTGACTGTGCATGTTCGAAGTGATCCCAATAATATTTTCTCAAACAACACAGATTTCTAAAGACTTGGTTATCTTGGCTGCTTTAAGAGAACCGCTCTGCTCCCTAAACAGTTGGACACTGTATGATGTCCGTCCGGGTTCCAAATTCATGACGGCGCCCAGCCTGCCCCCTGCACATTCTGATCACATATTCAGGATTGCAAAATATTTCTTTTCACCCTTGCATGCACTGTGCTCCTTCAAGTCAGAGTCTGTCATAACTGCTGGCTTGGGAGCTAAAGTTCAGCTATCTTTTGACCTTCAAGAAGGGATTTATTGTCAGCATCCTCCATAAGGATACATGTTGGTGCCATTATTGTTTTCTGTACATGGGGTTAACGACCGATTATTAGTTATTTTTAAGATTTTGCAGGGTTTTTACATGAAGAGATTGGTAACATTTTAGGAGAGGATTCCAAGTGGTTACCATCTGTTGTTGCACATGTCAGCGTGTCCTCAGAGAGGTCTCCTAGACTGCAGAGGACACAGCCAGAATGTGCACTACAGCAAAACAATCCTTGGGGGCCTCGGCCAGGTTCACGTCCTTAAATCAAAGCGCTCTGGTTTTGTTTACAAGTCTGCATGGTGAGAGAGACCTCGGTTATTGCATTTTGTTATGGGATTATCAGGGGAGAAAGGGTACTTTAGAGGCTTTTTTTATAGGCTTTTTGTCTCCTTTTACATAACACACTAGACTGGCCAGATGTCACACACTGCGCGATTTTAGCAATGTTTTTGTTAAATACCAActcgtagcctactgtatgagTAATTTGCATGCGATGTAAAGTCAAAGATCACGATTTATGTTCTCACACCATACGGTCTGATAGTCCACTGCTCACTCGATACGTGAAATAAACTCTTTGGACCCCCGAACCCGGAACTGTGTCTAAGAAGAAGTAGTCAAAGTCAAAatgatttcttttttaaaaaaactgaATTTAAGGAAATCAGTTTGTGGCTCTCCAAtacctgacgagccagacccacattaaaatgtagggtcttgggactcaccattcgcagtgctcagtccgaggggcaggataatcggttgtctttcaaattccctctgcacgcaagaGACTGAGAATGTGTCGTCATCATGGCATTTTCCCATTGGTGAACGCAAAGCATTTTGGGGATCCACAGCAATCCATGCCCATGTAAACCAATGTAAATGGCCAAACGTACCCATAATCTTGGTCACGTGTCTTAGCAATCTctataggatagcgctacaactcatgagtcccatgcctTTTccaaccagcggagctagttgggttcaaacttttgccaacttaaaaaagcttaactcgtgtcacgctgttcgccaacatcaacatccatcttctttgttttcaagtagcagggaattcatagCCTGGTCCTTACTGCCTGTGACTATGTTTCTCTTCGTCATACAGTCTGGCACATTGTAATAGGAATCTGTCTCAGTAATTGGCGGATGCTtattttgaggtttaaaatcatttccCTTTAAGTTAAgttcccttaaccaatcagcaatgtttggtaatgacgtatgCTGTGCGCCGGAGTTCAGGCTCTTACGCTCACCACTTCCGCTCTCAGTAGTAAACAGACCATCTGATAAATCAAATTTTTGCCAGTTGGAAGGAGAGGTACGACATCCTtgccatttataaaattgacaaGACAAGCCTCTTGTTCTTGCTTTTAATTGCGTGATGCTCTCGAGAGTTGAAACAACTTCGCGGATAGCTTCTAGCGTCTCTTCTCCGTCGCCATTGTTGCTATGCTGTTGAACTACAGTACAAGTTCGCTGGACTACAAGCAACTCGGCAGGCGAGTTCCGCGTCATCACTCAACTGTTCGCTGAATGGCTCGGCTACATGCGAGCCGTATAATGTGGGTTGGGCCAGACTACGTGCGAGACCGAAATCAAATTTTGGGCGGAAGTACTTAGGATGGTAACGACCAGGCTagggaattcacgccgaaccgtttcaactctgccatcaatcattatgttaagcccgcctaaagACTACACGTGATTGGCCCTATCTAAGTTTAATTTTACCaactcgcaagccaacggagagttacTAGACTagccactagggtgcgtctagatttctaggctaggataCCCTCACAAGGGGCAGGCGATCAGAATTTCTGTCATGTCAGAAATTCATCCAACCACCCGAATGCCAGTCAGGAGTAGATAATCATCTGTCATTACCCTCTGTACCACATCAAAGGCACAACAAAACTGAAATCCGGCTCAATTCAAAAGAGTCGTATGACTCAAAAATcgtttcagtaggctattcatttttgtcaattaaTATATTTTACATTTGGAAAAGTTAAACATACATTTATTTAGCATATTGTAGGCTATTATGTGGACTACTGTCTTTATGATTAATGGATGGAAGATAAAGTTGGACGGTTTGGCTCTCTAAATGTGATGACTTATTACTTTGTTGTGTCCTTCAACATTCAGTAACTCTGTAGCCTATCAACTTGAAATCCTGAGGGTCCCTAATACAGTTTCCTATTTAGACCAATGACGTGGAAAAGGTTTAGGAGCAGCCACATATGTCCACCACCATTGAGGGGATCTTTCCGTAGATGATCTGTTCTTTGCGGTTGAAATAGAGCATATTGATAGGAGACATTTTGGTGGGAGTGCAGCAGGGTCCGGCGGTACCCCGCGGATTTGCCTTGTTTACTAGGTGAGTATGTGGGTACTTCTGCAGGTGCATGTACTCGCATTCTCCCGAGCAGTAGTTAGCCTTGTAGCGTTTAGGCGCAATAATCCAGTCCCAGCCGAAGTCCTCAAAGTCCACGGTGAGAGGGTAGCGGCAGCAGCGAGATTCAGGGGAGTTCTCGTCACAATCCAACCCTGTGTCCCTCTTCAACCGTTTGGGCGTCTCAGCTATTTTCACTTCCATAAAGGGTTTCTAAGATATGGAAAAGGCAtgattaaacaaaacaaaaaatacccgTCTACTACAATTTGTGCAAATGCACGATTTTACAGACCGAACAATGAGCATGCGTCTCTTTCTTACCTCTGAACATCAGAAAATCTTTACAACTCAAAGGACGTTTAACAGAAATCTCACCAGTCCCTCCGAGCCAGATTCAGCAGAGGTAACGGCCAGGTCCACTCCTTTGGAATCAAACGCCTTTATTTCGATACCAAGATTGGTCTCGGGTTGTTTCAGCCAAGACTGGAGGAGCTGGTTCATGTCGATACTTTGCCAAGAGCTGGCCTCTGCATCTACCTCGATTTTCAGGGACCTAATAATAGCCCTCGTGTTGCCTTCTGACAGTGGTTTTAGACGAGAAATTTGCAAGAAGACAGTAGTGGCTTCCTCGGTCGGCCGGAGGTGAATCCACAGCTGCGCTTTTAATATGTTGTTGGGTAATATCTTCGGGCTTAGAGAAAATAAGCAACATCTTGGCATTCCGTTTTTTTGAACGCTGGATTGAGCTGAAAGGAAAATAATACAAGGCCACCCTTAATGCTATACAAAGaataaactatatatatatttggccCTGGTCAATGCAGCCTAGAGCGCAAAAGACAGGTGCTGGGAGAAAAAAATGTGATTTATGTTCACAATTCAATTCCAGTTGTATTTAAATCAGTTTCAGGAGTATGGCGACAAAAGCTCTGTCCTTGGTAGTACAATTATTACGTAGTACTCTCCGTACGCGCATTGACCCGGCGCAACGCTGCGCACTTTGTGTAATACcaaacatatatactgtatatgcgtAGTTGACTGTACGTTTTATCTTTTACTGTATTATTTTCATAACCAGCTGCCCAATGCATGCAAATATAAGCAAACGTTAAATAACTGTATATACGTTTCTGTGAAGAGTAAATATGCCGTGCGTAAAACTTACGCTCGGTGGCCATGGTAATGATGGTTTCAGTGGTGGCGTGCTCCCCATCATCGGCCGTACCAACTTTCCTGTCATCCAGCTGGAGATCATACTGACTGAGTAGCTCCTGCAAGGGCGGCGCTTTCGGCAAGAGCTGTCTGATCATGTCCCGGCTTATGTTTGGAGCCTGTTCAAGTCGGAGGATACTAAGAATTTGGGACTTGATGGTGTGTAGTCTCATCAGCTTGCTTTGGTGCCTGAACTCGCATGTGGAACATTGCTCGGTGTCCTCTGTCGTCACTGGCTGAGGTGTTGTGGAACTGCCTGAACAAGTTGCTCCAAATGCGCACAAGAAACACAGGTACACAAAGAATAGCATAATGTCTGTTAAGCTTCGGTTTGTTCTGATGCGTAGTGATGATTTTGGTGATTCCCTCAGCCCCCTGGTTCGCCTCCCTCAACAATGAAAGGCATAGTGTTGCACAACGAACAGCT
The Alosa sapidissima isolate fAloSap1 chromosome 23, fAloSap1.pri, whole genome shotgun sequence genome window above contains:
- the LOC121698860 gene encoding growth/differentiation factor 8-like, which encodes MLFFVYLCFLCAFGATCSGSSTTPQPVTTEDTEQCSTCEFRHQSKLMRLHTIKSQILSILRLEQAPNISRDMIRQLLPKAPPLQELLSQYDLQLDDRKVGTADDGEHATTETIITMATEPQSSVQKNGMPRCCLFSLSPKILPNNILKAQLWIHLRPTEEATTVFLQISRLKPLSEGNTRAIIRSLKIEVDAEASSWQSIDMNQLLQSWLKQPETNLGIEIKAFDSKGVDLAVTSAESGSEGLKPFMEVKIAETPKRLKRDTGLDCDENSPESRCCRYPLTVDFEDFGWDWIIAPKRYKANYCSGECEYMHLQKYPHTHLVNKANPRGTAGPCCTPTKMSPINMLYFNRKEQIIYGKIPSMVVDICGCS